From the Hyphomicrobium sp. ghe19 genome, one window contains:
- a CDS encoding lysophospholipid acyltransferase family protein, with amino-acid sequence MTLGQRQYEGRALSTPEISRLRDLQFRLEYWLLRGIAGVVRSVPLDAATHFSAWCWRRLAPRINPKRHNRALDNLRIAFPEKSEKEREAIALAHWENLGRVMAETMRIDQIIAEPSRLTIKNPEVFNRYSSKLGPIVGASLHMGNWELAIWPLTISGANPACVYRTVNNPYIDQYVRYQRRDLYPGGLFGRGKVEGDHGESQKTARVIMDYVRNGGRLGVVCDLYDHTGLPVPFFGKDARTVSIPAMIARRVGARIWMARCLRIGRDSRFEIELKELRVPRTANQGEDVKWATAEMTRQFEAWVREFPEQWMWSNRRWK; translated from the coding sequence ATGACCCTCGGTCAACGGCAATACGAGGGTCGGGCACTGTCTACGCCAGAAATTTCACGGCTGCGCGATTTGCAGTTCCGGCTCGAATATTGGCTGCTTCGGGGCATAGCGGGGGTGGTGCGGTCCGTGCCTCTCGACGCCGCGACGCATTTCTCGGCTTGGTGCTGGCGCCGTCTGGCGCCCCGAATCAACCCGAAGCGCCACAATCGAGCGCTCGACAATCTCAGGATCGCTTTTCCGGAGAAGTCCGAAAAGGAACGTGAAGCCATTGCGCTCGCCCATTGGGAAAACCTTGGGCGCGTCATGGCCGAGACGATGCGCATCGACCAGATCATCGCCGAGCCGTCCCGGCTCACCATAAAGAACCCTGAGGTCTTCAACCGCTATTCGAGCAAACTCGGCCCGATTGTCGGCGCATCGCTTCACATGGGAAACTGGGAACTCGCCATCTGGCCGTTGACGATCTCGGGCGCCAATCCGGCCTGCGTCTATCGCACGGTCAACAATCCCTACATCGACCAATATGTCCGTTATCAGCGCCGCGACCTTTATCCCGGCGGTCTTTTCGGCCGGGGCAAAGTCGAGGGTGATCACGGCGAGAGCCAGAAAACCGCGCGGGTCATTATGGATTACGTTCGCAACGGCGGCCGTCTCGGCGTCGTCTGCGATCTCTATGACCACACAGGACTTCCCGTTCCGTTCTTCGGAAAGGACGCACGCACCGTGAGCATCCCGGCAATGATTGCTCGCCGGGTGGGCGCTCGGATCTGGATGGCGCGGTGCCTGCGCATCGGGCGGGACAGCCGTTTCGAGATCGAGCTCAAAGAACTTCGCGTACCGCGAACTGCCAACCAGGGCGAGGACGTGAAGTGGGCGACGGCCGAGATGACCCGTCAGTTCGAAGCCTGGGTGAGGGAATTCCCAGAACAGTGGATGTGGTCGAACCGTCGCTGGAAATGA
- a CDS encoding GTP-binding protein HSR1, which yields MSDALSPLRLLIVSLGLLFPTLALIPLGSLWLWQHGYLIYWAAATLCCTLIAFFFQRRTLGPPPKADQDEPAAEVIPPPGSSGADSLRSAAQKAVDTFAGDANTRTIGSWNDLLNTGLETVEIVAKTYHPDRKDPMLRFTVPEALTLLEQVSARLRPVFEGTIPLGNRLTVAQFAQVYRWRGIYDVAGRAWSVWRIARMFNPATAATYELREKLSNSLIQWLKGTISGRLVRAFIQEVGAASIDLYSGELKKAASNRKTAHLPAPIPKP from the coding sequence ATGAGCGACGCCCTATCACCACTACGCCTGTTGATCGTATCCCTTGGACTACTGTTCCCGACGCTGGCTCTCATCCCGCTGGGTAGCCTGTGGCTCTGGCAACATGGCTATCTGATCTATTGGGCTGCAGCGACGCTCTGCTGCACGCTCATCGCGTTCTTCTTCCAGCGACGAACTCTTGGGCCGCCACCCAAGGCCGACCAAGACGAGCCGGCCGCCGAGGTGATCCCTCCGCCCGGCTCCTCCGGGGCCGATTCCCTGCGTTCCGCCGCGCAGAAGGCCGTCGACACATTTGCGGGAGATGCAAACACGCGAACCATCGGATCGTGGAACGATTTGCTGAATACCGGTCTCGAGACGGTTGAGATCGTCGCCAAGACCTATCATCCGGACCGCAAGGACCCGATGCTGCGCTTCACCGTTCCAGAAGCCTTGACGCTTCTCGAACAGGTGAGCGCGCGTCTCAGGCCGGTATTCGAAGGGACCATTCCGCTTGGCAACCGCCTGACGGTCGCGCAATTCGCGCAGGTCTATCGGTGGCGCGGAATCTACGACGTCGCCGGACGGGCCTGGTCGGTATGGCGTATTGCGCGTATGTTCAATCCTGCGACCGCCGCCACTTACGAATTGCGCGAGAAGCTATCGAATTCCCTCATCCAGTGGCTCAAGGGGACGATTTCGGGCCGCTTGGTTCGGGCATTTATTCAGGAGGTCGGGGCGGCGTCGATCGATCTTTATAGCGGCGAGCTCAAGAAAGCCGCGTCGAATCGTAAGACCGCACATCTGCCGGCGCCAATTCCGAAACCATAG
- the thrS gene encoding threonine--tRNA ligase, protein MTDVTITFPDGKQRQVASGTTGLEIAKSISPSLAKRTVAMQLDGALADLADPITKDASINFVSRTDPAALELIRHDAAHVLAEAVQSLWPGTQVTIGPVIENGFYYDFAKQQPFEPDDIPKIEKRMGEIIAKNAPFTKEVWSRNQAKKFFKDKGEYFKVELVDAIPEDQDLKIYKQGEWLDLCRGPHMTSTGQVGKAFKLMKFAGAYWRGDSTKPQLQRIYGTAYATEDELKAYLHQLEEAEKRDHRKLGREMDLFHFQEEAPGSVFWHAKGWTLFQTLIAYMRRQQQRAGYQEVNSPDMMEKHFWELSGHWENYGENMFTTVLPDERVFCCKPMNCPGHVQIYKHGLKSYRDLPYRIAEFGKVHRYEPSGALHGMLRVRHFTQDDAHIFLTEDQIMEECLKINDLMLAIYKDFGFEDIYIKLSTRPEKRVGADALWDKAEKALSDVLDEVKRRSNGQVKTAINPGEGAFYGPKLEYVLKDAIGRDWQCGTTQVDFNLAGRLSAFYIDDHSEKKTPVMIHRAMFGSLERFTGILIENFAGHFPLWLAPLQIVVAPIVSDANDYAIEVAQKAEAAGLRVETDLRNEKINLKIREHSLAKIPVIIVVGKREAEEKKVSIRRLGSQDQTVLGLDEALTALVAEAVPPDLR, encoded by the coding sequence ATGACTGATGTTACGATTACGTTCCCCGATGGCAAACAGCGCCAGGTCGCTTCGGGAACCACCGGCCTCGAAATCGCAAAGTCGATCTCGCCCTCACTTGCGAAGCGCACCGTTGCCATGCAGCTCGACGGCGCCTTGGCCGACCTCGCCGATCCGATCACCAAGGACGCGTCGATCAACTTCGTCTCGCGCACCGATCCGGCGGCTCTCGAGCTGATCCGGCACGATGCCGCGCACGTGTTGGCGGAAGCCGTGCAATCGCTTTGGCCCGGCACCCAGGTCACCATTGGCCCCGTAATCGAGAACGGCTTCTACTACGACTTTGCAAAGCAGCAGCCGTTCGAGCCCGACGACATTCCCAAAATCGAAAAGAGGATGGGAGAGATCATCGCCAAGAACGCGCCATTCACCAAGGAAGTGTGGTCGCGCAACCAGGCGAAGAAGTTCTTCAAGGACAAGGGCGAGTACTTCAAGGTCGAACTTGTGGATGCGATCCCTGAGGATCAGGACCTCAAGATCTACAAGCAGGGCGAATGGCTCGACCTCTGCCGCGGCCCGCACATGACCTCGACCGGCCAAGTCGGCAAGGCTTTCAAGCTGATGAAATTCGCGGGCGCCTATTGGCGGGGCGACTCAACGAAGCCGCAGCTCCAGCGCATCTACGGCACTGCCTATGCGACTGAAGACGAGCTCAAAGCCTACCTGCACCAGCTGGAAGAAGCCGAGAAGCGCGACCATCGCAAGCTCGGCCGCGAAATGGATCTTTTCCATTTCCAGGAAGAAGCGCCGGGCTCCGTTTTCTGGCACGCGAAAGGCTGGACGTTGTTCCAGACCCTGATCGCATACATGCGCCGTCAGCAGCAACGCGCCGGCTACCAGGAAGTCAACTCTCCGGACATGATGGAGAAGCACTTCTGGGAGCTTTCTGGCCACTGGGAGAACTACGGCGAGAACATGTTTACGACCGTCCTGCCGGACGAGCGTGTGTTCTGTTGCAAGCCGATGAACTGCCCGGGCCACGTGCAGATCTACAAGCACGGCCTGAAGAGCTACCGCGATCTTCCGTACCGCATCGCTGAGTTCGGCAAGGTTCACCGCTATGAACCGTCGGGCGCCTTGCACGGAATGCTCCGCGTGCGTCATTTCACGCAGGACGACGCGCACATCTTCCTGACCGAAGATCAGATCATGGAGGAATGCCTCAAGATCAACGATCTGATGCTCGCGATCTATAAGGACTTCGGCTTCGAGGACATTTACATCAAGCTCTCGACCCGGCCGGAGAAGCGTGTCGGCGCCGATGCGCTTTGGGACAAAGCCGAGAAGGCGTTGTCGGACGTGCTCGACGAAGTGAAACGCCGCTCGAACGGTCAGGTGAAGACAGCGATCAATCCGGGCGAGGGCGCCTTCTATGGCCCGAAACTCGAGTACGTCTTGAAGGACGCCATCGGCCGCGACTGGCAATGCGGAACGACCCAGGTCGACTTCAATCTCGCAGGCCGCCTTAGCGCCTTCTACATCGACGATCATTCGGAAAAGAAAACTCCCGTGATGATCCACCGGGCGATGTTCGGCTCGCTCGAGCGCTTCACCGGCATTCTGATCGAGAACTTTGCGGGCCACTTCCCGTTGTGGCTCGCGCCGCTCCAGATCGTCGTCGCGCCGATCGTCTCGGACGCGAATGACTACGCGATAGAAGTTGCGCAAAAGGCCGAGGCAGCGGGCCTGCGCGTCGAGACGGACCTGCGCAACGAGAAGATCAACCTGAAAATTCGCGAACATTCGCTCGCGAAAATTCCGGTCATCATCGTTGTCGGAAAACGCGAGGCCGAGGAAAAGAAGGTCTCGATCCGCCGCCTCGGTTCGCAGGACCAAACTGTGCTTGGTCTCGATGAAGCGTTAACCGCGCTCGTCGCCGAGGCCGTGCCGCCGGACCTCCGATAA